From Spartinivicinus ruber, the proteins below share one genomic window:
- a CDS encoding phage tail sheath protein: MPQITNFEHNGITVITNEPPPPLGPPGENVVAWVVTAPDKHESVPLNCPYRVSNSTTAALLDSKGDERGTGWHAAIQTLQRTRVPQYFIVVEEGADEAETTKNIIGGVDTDTRQLTGISALALCSERPTLIAAPGFSHQKSVVDALASMANKLRCRVIADGPAQNIKQATKYSEQFGGDGTGHDRVYLVEPMPAIYSKKAQGNIYVPASTLAMGAVAAVKPWESPGNQGIYIQDVSYHIDYNIIDKSTDGNLLNKHGISYFARTSDGWRLIGNRTVTGDFISHIGLKDAIARKLEAASQRAMSKNLTMSFMEQEITKVDLFMQDLVASEIIPGGKVYLHPELNTVSRYKNGSWYIVVEYGRYSPNEHMIYHVNASDNIIEEFLEEVLS, translated from the coding sequence ATGCCCCAGATAACTAATTTTGAACATAACGGGATTACCGTTATTACTAATGAGCCGCCCCCGCCATTGGGTCCGCCGGGTGAAAACGTGGTGGCTTGGGTCGTCACCGCCCCTGATAAACATGAATCGGTGCCATTAAACTGCCCGTATCGCGTCTCTAATTCCACGACAGCCGCTTTATTGGATAGTAAAGGTGATGAGCGTGGCACTGGTTGGCATGCGGCGATTCAAACACTGCAACGCACCCGGGTGCCCCAGTATTTTATTGTGGTGGAAGAAGGGGCCGACGAAGCGGAAACCACCAAAAACATTATCGGTGGGGTTGATACGGATACCCGACAGTTAACGGGCATTTCGGCGTTGGCGTTATGCTCCGAACGTCCAACCCTAATTGCCGCCCCTGGGTTTAGTCATCAAAAGTCGGTGGTGGATGCTTTAGCCTCCATGGCGAATAAATTACGTTGTCGGGTCATTGCTGATGGCCCTGCACAGAATATTAAGCAAGCCACGAAATATTCCGAGCAGTTTGGCGGTGACGGTACGGGGCATGATCGGGTGTATCTTGTGGAACCGATGCCCGCCATTTACAGTAAAAAAGCCCAGGGTAATATTTATGTTCCCGCTAGCACTTTAGCGATGGGCGCGGTAGCGGCGGTAAAACCCTGGGAAAGCCCGGGTAACCAAGGGATTTATATTCAGGATGTGTCGTATCACATTGACTACAACATTATTGATAAATCCACTGATGGTAACTTGCTCAATAAACATGGTATTTCCTATTTTGCCCGCACCAGTGACGGTTGGCGTTTAATCGGTAACCGGACAGTGACTGGCGATTTTATTTCCCATATCGGATTAAAAGACGCCATTGCCAGAAAGTTAGAGGCAGCCAGCCAGCGGGCGATGAGTAAAAACCTGACCATGTCTTTTATGGAACAGGAAATTACCAAAGTCGATTTATTTATGCAGGATTTAGTCGCCTCTGAAATTATCCCCGGTGGGAAGGTGTATCTTCATCCTGAGTTAAATACGGTGAGCCGCTATAAAAACGGCAGTTGGTATATTGTGGTTGAGTATGGTCGTTATAGTCCGAACGAGCACATGATTTACCATGTGAATGCCAGTGACAATATTATTGAAGAATTCTTAGAGGAGGTCTTAAGCTAA
- a CDS encoding phage major tail tube protein: MAEQRYRTMLSANVNGHPLMAEVEEFTPPELKHKMEDSQGGKFIPDEVWVGLEKLTFELKIAGAGVELLQQYGLKHGEICQVDIKAAERDKDGGKFIIHYSLSGQLTGIKEEAIKMGSKPEVTISGSCIAFKKTENGKTLCDINTRTQKIDLGQGDIFAEDRRGLGLP, encoded by the coding sequence ATGGCTGAACAACGTTATCGCACGATGTTAAGTGCCAATGTTAACGGGCATCCGTTAATGGCCGAGGTAGAAGAATTTACCCCACCTGAATTAAAACACAAAATGGAAGACAGCCAGGGCGGTAAATTTATTCCTGATGAAGTCTGGGTGGGCTTAGAAAAGCTCACCTTTGAATTAAAAATTGCCGGGGCGGGTGTAGAACTATTACAGCAATACGGCTTAAAACACGGGGAAATCTGCCAGGTGGATATTAAAGCCGCCGAGCGGGATAAAGACGGCGGTAAGTTTATTATTCACTACAGTTTATCCGGCCAACTCACCGGCATTAAAGAAGAAGCCATTAAGATGGGCAGTAAACCCGAAGTGACCATCAGTGGCAGCTGTATCGCCTTTAAGAAAACCGAAAATGGCAAAACCCTCTGTGATATTAATACCCGTACCCAGAAAATCGATTTAGGTCAGGGGGATATTTTTGCGGAGGATCGGCGGGGATTAGGTTTACCTTGA
- a CDS encoding phage tail assembly protein — MTQWTPEVYQLRWAITDDKDQPLTQVTLKPVNRKDHVNALKDKPEDNEALYRLAQLSCGLSISEIKRLNTPDWNSIKDKLIDLVSKGADYFFEKLGEDFDKDHPQLLVPIKGDDDQLINNIDLKIPTVETSELMQAQKTTELKGLFITRACTGLSEAEINRLAMPDWLHIQTRITDFLTETADSFPVETLTP, encoded by the coding sequence ATGACCCAATGGACACCCGAAGTCTATCAATTACGCTGGGCGATTACGGATGATAAAGACCAGCCTTTAACCCAAGTCACCCTAAAACCGGTTAACCGAAAGGATCACGTTAACGCTTTAAAAGACAAGCCAGAAGACAATGAAGCTTTATATCGGTTAGCCCAATTATCCTGTGGATTATCGATCAGTGAAATTAAACGGTTAAATACACCTGACTGGAACAGTATTAAAGACAAGCTGATTGATTTAGTCAGTAAAGGCGCAGATTATTTCTTTGAAAAGTTGGGCGAGGATTTTGATAAAGACCACCCGCAATTATTAGTACCGATTAAAGGCGATGATGATCAGCTGATTAATAACATTGATTTAAAAATCCCCACTGTTGAAACCAGCGAATTAATGCAAGCACAAAAAACCACGGAATTAAAAGGCTTATTTATTACCCGTGCCTGTACCGGGTTAAGTGAGGCTGAAATTAATCGGTTAGCCATGCCTGACTGGTTGCATATCCAAACGAGGATTACGGATTTTTTGACCGAAACGGCGGACTCCTTTCCCGTCGAGACATTAACACCCTAA
- a CDS encoding phage tail tape measure protein, whose protein sequence is MPNAQYSIAIAAIDRFSAPLQSYQRTTEQLTSQLREQRSEVRRLNAVQRDMSSYDRLQRQMEDTSRSLSDARLEQRQLAQQMRDTQNPSRQLTRHFDRANRAVTQLNAQYQTQTNRLDRLQRELSDAGVDTNRLVVEQIRMAGAVNQANNALESQQQRMQAVNQAQARIDANQAERGKVYGAMMEVAAAGYLMAQPVRKAIDYESSFADVKKVVDFDGSKGEDKQMASDILKLSTKIPMAADGLSEIIAAGGQSNIAKGELLNFATSAAKMGVAFDIEAEEAGKTMAAWRSAMGLNQDRAIKLADATNYLSNNLSAEAKDIAGVMKRQGSVAMSSGFSEVQAASFSAALLSGGAAEEVAATALKNITGAMSKGKMASKRQKQVWGQLGFDPELLAGEMLQDAPNTIIRVFEAFQDMPEEEISALVSALFGEESKGAVMPLIKNLDNLKNAFKLTGDESRYLSSMEKEYQARSATTANNLELLGNSFDRLFIVMGDQLLPVLNDIVDPLTEFINSLADAAEEYPTVAKTIGLIGAGGVALIGAGLAIKLMALGIGQGINYLRRARARLGGTTATTATQTQQANTSLRQLNNTLAGTGRGNNNRRQLGANCACCCCQMDGGGRRRRRGRRNRGRSRRGRLSGRGRTLPVLPNPAAAVTPGIGRRLLQGAGRVVRPLGVGLAATALADAAMAGDATEAGGQLGDIAGSLSGAMAGGAMGAAVGSVVPVVGTVIGGAIGSVVGGIAGSSLGKWIGEGVGSWFDDDDEKETVELKPKVADIVNQPITDKLPSPEKVSQQIVTNNNHQQVSPTFNLSFMMPPGIDPNNTQALADSITNQMQSQVLPLMASGQLAERLDGSLSDRNND, encoded by the coding sequence ATGCCAAACGCTCAATATAGTATTGCCATTGCGGCGATTGACCGCTTTTCGGCACCACTACAGTCGTATCAGCGCACCACCGAACAGTTAACATCACAATTACGTGAGCAACGTTCTGAGGTTCGCCGATTGAATGCCGTGCAACGGGATATGAGCAGTTATGATCGATTGCAGCGGCAAATGGAAGACACCAGCCGTTCGTTATCTGATGCCAGGCTGGAGCAGCGTCAGTTAGCCCAACAGATGCGGGATACCCAAAACCCCAGCCGACAACTGACGCGACATTTTGATCGGGCTAACCGGGCGGTGACTCAGTTAAATGCGCAGTATCAAACTCAAACTAATCGGTTAGACCGCCTACAACGGGAGTTGTCTGATGCCGGTGTGGATACTAACCGTTTAGTGGTTGAACAAATCCGCATGGCGGGTGCGGTGAACCAAGCCAATAATGCCTTAGAGTCTCAACAGCAACGAATGCAGGCGGTTAATCAGGCCCAAGCCCGAATTGATGCTAACCAAGCGGAACGGGGCAAAGTCTATGGCGCGATGATGGAAGTGGCCGCCGCGGGGTATTTAATGGCCCAGCCTGTCAGAAAAGCCATTGATTATGAATCGTCTTTTGCCGATGTAAAAAAAGTCGTGGACTTTGACGGGTCCAAAGGCGAAGACAAGCAAATGGCCAGTGACATACTGAAGCTGTCCACTAAAATCCCGATGGCCGCAGACGGCTTATCAGAAATTATTGCCGCCGGTGGCCAAAGTAATATCGCCAAAGGTGAGTTATTAAACTTTGCGACCTCGGCGGCCAAAATGGGTGTGGCCTTTGATATTGAGGCAGAAGAAGCCGGTAAAACCATGGCCGCCTGGCGTTCGGCAATGGGATTAAATCAAGACCGGGCAATTAAGCTGGCGGATGCTACTAATTATTTATCAAATAACCTATCAGCAGAAGCCAAGGATATTGCTGGGGTAATGAAACGCCAGGGATCAGTGGCGATGTCCTCTGGCTTTTCAGAAGTCCAGGCCGCGAGTTTTTCGGCTGCCTTATTATCCGGTGGTGCAGCTGAAGAAGTCGCTGCTACGGCCTTAAAAAATATCACCGGGGCCATGTCCAAAGGGAAAATGGCCTCCAAACGCCAAAAACAAGTGTGGGGGCAATTAGGCTTTGACCCGGAATTATTAGCCGGTGAAATGCTACAGGATGCGCCTAACACCATTATTCGGGTCTTTGAAGCCTTTCAGGATATGCCCGAGGAAGAAATCAGCGCCTTAGTCTCTGCCTTATTTGGAGAAGAATCGAAAGGGGCAGTGATGCCCTTAATTAAAAACCTGGATAATTTAAAAAATGCATTCAAATTAACCGGGGATGAAAGTCGTTACCTTAGCTCCATGGAAAAGGAGTATCAGGCCCGTTCAGCCACTACTGCGAATAACTTAGAATTATTAGGCAACAGTTTTGACCGCTTATTTATAGTAATGGGCGATCAGTTATTGCCGGTATTAAATGACATTGTTGATCCTCTCACCGAATTTATTAACTCATTAGCGGATGCCGCCGAGGAATATCCAACCGTAGCTAAAACCATCGGCTTAATTGGCGCTGGTGGTGTGGCGTTAATTGGGGCTGGATTAGCCATTAAATTAATGGCCCTCGGTATTGGCCAAGGGATTAATTATTTACGCCGAGCCCGTGCCAGGTTAGGCGGTACGACAGCGACCACGGCCACCCAAACCCAACAAGCGAATACGTCACTACGACAGTTGAATAATACCTTAGCGGGTACGGGTCGAGGCAATAACAATAGACGACAATTAGGCGCTAACTGTGCTTGCTGTTGTTGCCAGATGGACGGTGGTGGTAGACGAAGAAGGCGTGGTAGAAGAAACAGAGGGCGAAGCCGACGTGGGAGACTATCCGGCAGAGGCCGTACATTACCCGTTTTACCCAACCCTGCTGCGGCTGTTACCCCAGGAATAGGCCGACGGTTATTACAAGGCGCAGGCCGTGTGGTGAGGCCATTAGGGGTTGGACTGGCGGCAACTGCTTTAGCTGATGCGGCCATGGCGGGCGATGCGACAGAAGCCGGTGGACAGTTAGGCGATATAGCCGGCAGTTTAAGTGGAGCGATGGCCGGTGGTGCCATGGGGGCGGCAGTGGGTAGTGTGGTACCGGTCGTGGGTACCGTAATTGGTGGGGCCATTGGCAGTGTCGTTGGGGGGATTGCCGGGAGCAGTTTAGGTAAATGGATTGGTGAAGGCGTTGGCAGCTGGTTTGATGATGACGATGAAAAAGAAACAGTCGAGCTTAAACCCAAGGTGGCTGATATTGTTAATCAACCCATTACCGATAAATTACCCTCACCTGAAAAAGTGTCTCAGCAGATCGTTACTAATAACAACCACCAACAAGTGTCGCCTACCTTTAACCTAAGTTTTATGATGCCACCGGGCATTGATCCCAATAATACCCAAGCGCTAGCCGATAGCATTACCAATCAAATGCAATCTCAAGTCTTACCGTTAATGGCCAGTGGTCAATTAGCCGAACGACTGGATGGTTCGCTTTCAGATAGGAATAACGATTAA
- a CDS encoding phage tail protein, which translates to MRQQMALGDFVFSITHRSAYEQLQYKSSVKWVNTEVVNGKPLSHFSAPNLDTISVNGKVFGVTGEDNLLRLRQMQLAGQPYFLVDGRGTNLGQWKILEVTETHKRILPTGEPQVIEFTLSLEEYANARHDPGR; encoded by the coding sequence ATGCGACAACAAATGGCATTAGGGGATTTTGTATTCAGTATTACCCATCGCTCGGCGTATGAGCAATTACAATACAAATCTTCCGTTAAATGGGTGAATACCGAAGTGGTAAATGGTAAACCGTTAAGTCACTTTAGTGCACCGAATTTAGATACCATTAGCGTAAATGGTAAGGTCTTTGGTGTGACTGGCGAAGATAATTTATTGCGTTTACGACAGATGCAGCTGGCCGGTCAGCCTTATTTTTTAGTGGATGGCCGGGGTACCAATTTAGGGCAGTGGAAAATACTGGAAGTCACTGAAACCCATAAACGGATATTACCTACCGGGGAACCCCAAGTAATTGAATTTACCCTGTCATTAGAGGAGTATGCTAATGCGCGTCACGACCCTGGCCGGTGA
- a CDS encoding tail protein X, translated as MRVTTLAGDTVADLLYRHLGQDNDELENAFYQLNPEITQLTYILPAGIPLTLPTPQPIKPKPVIQLWD; from the coding sequence ATGCGCGTCACGACCCTGGCCGGTGATACGGTAGCTGATTTACTATACCGGCATTTAGGGCAAGATAATGACGAATTAGAGAACGCTTTTTATCAACTCAATCCAGAAATAACACAACTCACTTATATCTTACCCGCCGGTATTCCCCTCACTTTACCCACCCCTCAACCGATAAAACCAAAGCCAGTTATACAATTATGGGATTAG
- a CDS encoding contractile injection system protein, VgrG/Pvc8 family, whose amino-acid sequence MGLDYRVYPTMTGAHANIINQRLISWELTDAAGHQSDQLKLVVDAEGLPGLPKEGERIGLILNYQGVPYDKGEFLITRINAKLFPMEITIVATAAPFQVKDDSAFKKRRSQSYEQYTLGVLFENIVKKHGFLPRVDPALANIKVSHVDQTDETDMSFITRLARQYDAVAKPVNQLYILAKKGQLKSISGKQLLTVKVGLPANNQPTNHNFINAHATLPSRGKYNGVVTLWWDGKAAKEREVKIGKPAYKKLRHLFDSEAKAREIGQSQLRKVGRKGVNISLEIPANPLLVAEGLIELDGSFPGHMQGKWSIERVMYRGNKSMGCRCSVSAGQPSNR is encoded by the coding sequence ATGGGATTAGATTATCGCGTATATCCAACTATGACGGGTGCGCATGCCAACATTATTAATCAACGGCTCATCTCCTGGGAATTAACCGATGCGGCGGGTCATCAGTCTGACCAATTAAAACTAGTCGTCGATGCGGAAGGATTACCTGGCCTACCCAAAGAAGGTGAAAGAATAGGGTTAATACTGAATTATCAAGGTGTTCCTTATGATAAAGGCGAGTTTTTAATTACCCGGATTAACGCCAAATTATTTCCGATGGAAATAACCATAGTTGCAACAGCGGCACCGTTTCAGGTGAAAGATGACAGTGCGTTTAAGAAAAGACGGTCACAGTCCTATGAGCAATATACACTCGGTGTGTTATTTGAAAATATCGTAAAAAAACACGGTTTTTTACCTCGCGTCGATCCAGCGTTAGCTAATATTAAAGTAAGTCATGTCGATCAAACCGACGAAACGGATATGTCGTTTATTACCCGTTTAGCCAGGCAGTATGATGCAGTCGCTAAGCCTGTCAACCAGCTGTATATTCTGGCTAAAAAAGGACAGCTAAAAAGCATATCGGGTAAACAGTTATTGACTGTTAAAGTTGGTTTGCCTGCCAATAACCAGCCGACAAATCATAATTTTATTAATGCACATGCCACTTTACCGAGTCGAGGTAAATATAATGGTGTGGTCACTCTCTGGTGGGATGGAAAAGCCGCTAAGGAACGAGAAGTGAAAATAGGCAAACCTGCCTATAAAAAACTACGACACCTGTTTGACAGTGAGGCTAAGGCCAGAGAAATAGGCCAAAGTCAGCTAAGAAAAGTGGGTCGTAAAGGTGTGAATATTTCCTTAGAAATACCAGCGAATCCGTTGTTAGTAGCGGAAGGATTGATCGAATTAGATGGGAGTTTTCCGGGTCATATGCAAGGTAAGTGGTCAATAGAGCGGGTGATGTATAGAGGTAATAAGTCGATGGGTTGTAGGTGTTCGGTGAGTGCGGGGCAACCCAGTAATAGATAA
- a CDS encoding DUF4339 domain-containing protein: protein MTQWHYAVNGEQIGPVSIDDIKVAVNAGKITTSTKVWNGKGDWKPAKETRLFDILKSADPAIPPPLASEDVANNFIWILIVVPILGVTIDFIIGTVLIFPSFIANTILCIMDIRKLKAAGYIAPNHWTVFIVPVYIWKRATLLNHKRNYFYSWIASFFLSIFLAISGARLIIEEAACPIVTDIIKSQLYSSAKCMGVSINKEVTTGFYKATATLDNGYDINITIEEKDNGMIYIRIPNQ, encoded by the coding sequence ATGACACAATGGCATTATGCAGTTAACGGAGAACAAATAGGCCCTGTTAGCATTGATGATATTAAAGTCGCTGTTAATGCAGGTAAAATAACTACTTCGACGAAAGTATGGAATGGTAAAGGGGATTGGAAACCTGCTAAGGAAACACGGTTATTTGACATTTTAAAATCAGCAGATCCAGCAATTCCTCCACCTCTAGCTTCTGAGGATGTAGCTAATAACTTCATTTGGATATTGATAGTAGTTCCAATTCTAGGAGTTACTATTGATTTTATTATTGGTACAGTTTTGATTTTTCCATCATTTATCGCCAATACTATTTTATGTATAATGGACATAAGAAAGTTGAAGGCAGCGGGTTACATTGCGCCAAATCATTGGACGGTTTTTATTGTACCTGTTTATATATGGAAACGTGCAACATTACTAAATCATAAAAGGAACTACTTTTATAGTTGGATAGCTTCTTTTTTCTTGTCAATATTCCTTGCTATTAGTGGTGCTAGATTAATTATAGAAGAAGCTGCCTGTCCTATAGTCACAGATATAATCAAATCACAATTATATAGTTCAGCAAAATGTATGGGTGTGAGTATAAATAAAGAAGTAACAACTGGTTTTTACAAAGCAACTGCAACTTTAGATAATGGGTATGATATTAATATTACCATTGAAGAAAAAGACAATGGGATGATTTACATACGAATTCCTAACCAGTAA
- a CDS encoding superinfection exclusion B family protein: MDLLSWIKAPREVVWPLIIVSCLLLWGPGWFVQGLGLESFIDEYRKWLGVVFLFFLIVGIQPAIPSAYKKIIKMIDTRKRLNKATEEISNLTPKEKEILRYYIINNIRTQDLSIQDGNVNILISKGFLILASSVSYGGMKGSFTFPVNITDWTWNYIRKNPNVLED, from the coding sequence ATGGATCTACTTAGTTGGATCAAGGCACCAAGAGAAGTTGTATGGCCTTTAATAATCGTTAGCTGCTTACTGCTATGGGGGCCCGGATGGTTTGTACAAGGTTTGGGACTTGAAAGTTTCATTGATGAGTATAGAAAGTGGCTTGGAGTAGTATTCTTATTTTTTCTGATCGTAGGGATTCAACCAGCTATACCATCTGCATATAAAAAAATCATAAAGATGATCGACACACGTAAAAGGTTAAACAAAGCAACTGAGGAGATATCAAATCTTACTCCAAAAGAAAAAGAAATTTTAAGATATTATATTATCAATAATATCAGGACACAAGATCTAAGTATTCAAGATGGTAATGTAAATATTTTAATTTCAAAGGGCTTCTTAATTTTGGCATCAAGTGTCAGTTATGGAGGCATGAAGGGTAGTTTTACTTTTCCAGTAAATATAACTGACTGGACATGGAACTACATTAGAAAGAATCCAAATGTGTTGGAGGATTAG
- a CDS encoding TIR domain-containing protein, with product MFNLLISANPESWDSPHWEIERARAVVEYTADEISERYKFFDEKAIRELKSFPCLFVIENEYKESRIGYITDIRVRQNTVVVDFEFDPILPFLPIGSIENLRADIDLGRWELSRTHWAVKDEAIFDILLKHGLITLQQLNASQALKEPPPPPIVPPATADGSVPFNTSQVFIVHGHDEIAKLEIAEFIESLGLEPIILHMQASSGRTIIEKIEHYSNVGFGVVLYPSLSG from the coding sequence TTGTTTAACCTACTTATTTCAGCAAACCCGGAGAGTTGGGATTCACCTCATTGGGAAATCGAGCGAGCTAGGGCAGTTGTTGAATATACTGCTGATGAAATCAGCGAGCGGTATAAATTCTTCGATGAAAAAGCAATTCGGGAATTAAAAAGCTTTCCCTGCTTATTCGTCATAGAGAACGAATATAAAGAATCTCGAATTGGATATATCACAGATATTAGGGTTCGGCAGAATACCGTCGTAGTAGATTTTGAGTTTGATCCAATCCTCCCTTTCTTGCCGATTGGATCAATAGAAAACCTAAGAGCAGATATCGACCTAGGTCGTTGGGAATTGTCTCGAACTCATTGGGCTGTAAAAGATGAAGCTATTTTTGATATTTTGCTCAAGCACGGCCTAATTACCCTACAGCAGTTAAATGCATCGCAAGCATTAAAAGAGCCACCGCCACCACCTATAGTTCCGCCAGCAACTGCTGACGGTTCGGTTCCATTCAACACATCACAAGTATTCATTGTGCATGGCCATGACGAAATCGCTAAATTAGAGATAGCCGAGTTCATCGAAAGCCTAGGCCTGGAACCTATTATTCTTCATATGCAAGCTAGTTCGGGGCGCACAATAATCGAAAAGATCGAACATTACTCCAATGTTGGGTTTGGTGTCGTACTTTACCCCTCTCTGTCAGGCTAG
- a CDS encoding SLATT domain-containing protein, with amino-acid sequence MAELENSKIKELLRRTKLTTKSRYKASERFAAHQKVSQWTVAFISAALIFIPLFQAYGVKLTIPEQLLNSFQSVLAVMVLVYSLLLGQENFVSRAEAMHRNGVELGRFARKLRGIPDGYSKYDELVEEYYGILEKYENHKPVDYLFTRLHQKPEKFLEWPGYFWLWLRAQFFMWLGYTHYIAAWCFVGYIFYYIFTNIAS; translated from the coding sequence TTGGCAGAGTTAGAAAATAGCAAAATAAAAGAGTTACTGCGAAGAACTAAGCTGACAACAAAGTCTCGGTACAAGGCTAGCGAGAGATTTGCAGCACACCAAAAGGTATCGCAGTGGACTGTAGCTTTTATTTCTGCAGCTTTAATCTTTATACCTCTCTTCCAAGCCTATGGTGTAAAATTAACCATTCCTGAGCAACTATTGAATAGCTTTCAATCAGTTTTAGCTGTTATGGTGCTTGTTTATTCCTTATTGCTTGGCCAGGAAAATTTTGTATCTCGAGCGGAAGCGATGCATAGAAATGGAGTGGAGTTAGGAAGATTTGCTAGAAAGTTAAGGGGGATTCCTGATGGCTATAGTAAGTATGATGAGTTGGTAGAAGAGTACTATGGAATATTAGAAAAATACGAAAATCACAAGCCTGTGGATTATTTATTTACTCGCCTTCACCAAAAACCCGAAAAGTTTTTAGAGTGGCCTGGATATTTTTGGCTTTGGCTTAGAGCTCAATTTTTCATGTGGCTTGGCTACACTCATTACATTGCCGCATGGTGTTTTGTTGGATACATTTTCTATTATATTTTTACAAATATTGCGTCATAA
- a CDS encoding IS630 family transposase, producing MARIASIPDELYDYDFDALLNREPHPRTRLRLLAMAHLQAGWSQTEIARALRKSNNTIQDWLNRFRRDGLEGLYEQPGRGKKPFLCPSQYNEFKAAVITLQNHRQGGRVQGKDIQQLLLEQFNIDYSLSSIYEVLHKAGLSWITSRSKHPNHRPDKQQAFKKTLKKRP from the coding sequence ATGGCAAGGATTGCTTCTATTCCAGATGAATTGTATGACTACGACTTTGATGCCTTACTGAACAGAGAACCACATCCAAGAACACGGCTTCGCTTATTAGCGATGGCTCATTTACAAGCAGGTTGGTCTCAAACTGAAATAGCACGAGCATTAAGGAAATCAAACAATACCATTCAGGACTGGCTCAACCGTTTTAGACGAGATGGCCTTGAAGGACTTTATGAACAACCCGGTAGAGGAAAAAAACCGTTTCTTTGTCCTTCACAATATAATGAATTTAAAGCAGCGGTTATTACCTTACAAAACCATCGTCAAGGCGGTAGAGTTCAGGGTAAAGACATACAACAGTTGCTGCTGGAACAATTTAATATAGACTACAGCTTAAGTAGTATTTATGAAGTATTGCATAAAGCAGGACTTTCTTGGATTACATCAAGATCTAAACATCCTAATCATCGCCCAGATAAACAGCAAGCATTTAAAAAAACTTTGAAAAAGAGGCCTTAA